Proteins from one Neodiprion fabricii isolate iyNeoFabr1 chromosome 5, iyNeoFabr1.1, whole genome shotgun sequence genomic window:
- the LOC124183924 gene encoding odorant receptor 49b-like isoform X1, with the protein MTSTDNTKFEKVNVDRHIRVINLGSRMLGCRLLDANPVTVKKVDVLLRVFVMGGMSYVLIPGLMAMVEFINDLGYVAEIGSNVLGVVESVCFLGNSYYQESKCRNLVQKIHREFWASPLPPDLLKHVQWFERISIGIGLYVFTVSLLALTFYSSIPPIFHNFDLYEDIDAMRRTPLISKYFYDQRVSPNYEITYACQILGSFLTVTSYVILTSIYALICMHLCAKLRLLQVRLSNIDASISNEEFAEIVHEHQYLIRYADDLEDIYSPVILIHFILSTGLICLGVVKVTGLPVQAGMMELVLFIMYFAASFFQIFVFCWMANEVFVESDDLARATYDSRWYEGSRHVQRGILLILLRAQKPSVLTAGKFFPVTMSSFGLQYGYFLLHASNVNPVNC; encoded by the exons ATGACATCGACTGATAATACGAAATTCGAGAAGGTAAATGTTGATAGACATATTCGAGTGATTAATCTCGGCAGTCGTATGCTGGGTTGTCGTCTGCTAGACGCCAATCCAGTGACAGTGAAGAAGGTGGACGTACTTTTGCGGGTCTTCGTGATGGGCGGCATGTCTTACGTTCTGATCCCAGGTTTAATGGCGATGGTAGAATTTATCAACGATTTAGGTTACGTAGCTGAAATAGGCAGCAACGTGTTAGGCGTGGTTGAAAGCGTCTGTTTCCTCGGAAATAGTTACTATCAAGAATCGAAGTGCAGAAATTTGGTGCAGAAAATCCATCGCGAGTTTTGGGCAAGCCCTTTACCTCCGGATCTCTTGAAACACGTCCAATGGTTCGAACGTATTTCCATCGGCATAGGCCTCTACGTTTTCACGGTTTCTCTATTAGCACTGACATTCTATAGTAGCATACCTCCAATCTTCCACAACTTCGATTTGTACGAAGACATCGATGCTATGCGACGGACTCCGCTAATCAGCAAATACTTTTACGACCAACGC GTGAGTCCCAACTACGAGATAACGTATGCCTGCCAGATACTCGGATCGTTCCTTACGGTAACGAGTTACGTTATCCTTACTTCAATCTACGCTCTCATCTGCATGCATCTTTGTGCCAAACTTCGCTTACTTCAAGTGAGATTAAGCAACATCGACGCTTCGATTAGCAACGAAGAGTTCGCCGAAATCGTGCACGAGCATCAGTACCTTATTCG GTACGCCGACGACCTCGAAGATATTTACTCCCCGGTAATTCTGATACACTTTATTCTCAGTACTGGTCTCATCTGCCTTGGTGTGGTCAAGGTAACTGGATTGCCA GTACAAGCGGGTATGATGGAACTCGTACTGTTCATAATGTACTTCGCCgcttcttttttccaaatattcgTATTCTGCTGGATGGCCAATGAAGTCTTCGTAGAG AGCGATGATTTGGCCAGGGCAACCTACGATTCTCGGTGGTACGAAGGATCGAGGCATGTTCAACGCGGGATTCTTCTGATCCTCTTGCGTGCTCAAAAGCCAAGCGTTTTGACAgccggaaaattttttccggtTACCATGTCGAGTTTTG GTTTGCAGTACGGCTATTTCTTACTACACGCTTCTAATGTCAATCCAGTAAATTGTTAA
- the LOC124183920 gene encoding uncharacterized protein LOC124183920, translating into MKIMLLILLMCCLTVICCSEMIEIKSAIETRHQNSSNLLDDVILGKNPPSLDFGKIPTDSGDLNLTFVPWPITRNTQNENQSSNSDDLRPVARISKSLYSSAVFPSARSSDEHQIIPVRQTSWEETSPIIANRTNNYNTGTSAISQQNLDHRRTLRRDRERRRRNEAINHQYPNTGYGENPEDLDADYAPQENHYSPSTSYGADYTDSYSPSFPDQVIDHLHGPEKYSSFSTGSGYRSNRYYENSEESSSYPGSPESWHPHHHHHHPRPPLAYQKLPAYSSCDNPGRGEPTPSLIGLLSAIGSNLLNLFKIGLGSSLSIAIPLIALKFFLIPLKIFKLIKIAKILLKLFFVVPFILRVFAPSIYSAITHHGVGFAERIAEVRTEESRDIFDQPGDNSTRWNVLGVNLTEGFLAEATSAQKCPSRVACELGSYLASRNRLPENLSRFLLHANDSEAGKDSRINTGNEKKEKEEVTSVFITALIQRWTYDRCNVYACGISL; encoded by the exons ATGAAGATCATGCTACTCATCCTTCTGATGTGTTGTCTGACTGTCATCTGCTGTTCCGAGATGATCGAAATCAAGAGCGCAATAGAAACGCGTCACCAAAACTCATCCAATCTACTAGACGATGTGATCCTTGGAAAGAATCCCCCAAGTCTTGACTTTGGCAAAATTCCCACCGACTCTGGTGACTTGAACCTGACCTTCGTTCCTTGGCCCATCACTAGAAACACCCAAAACGAAAACCAATCGTCAAATTCTGATGACTTGAGGCCCGTAGCGAGAATCTCGAAAAGTCTTTACTCGTCTGCTGTTTTTCCCTCTGCAAGATCTTCTGACGAGCACCAGATT ATTCCTGTAAGGCAGACATCCTGGGAGGAAACTTCTCCGATTATCGCTAACAGAACAAACAATTACAATACGGGAACGTCCGCTATCTCGCAACAAAATTTAGACCATAGAAGAACTCTGCGACGCGACAGAGAGCGAAGACGAAGGAACGAGGCGATCAATCATCAGTACCCCAATACAGGATACGGTGAGAACCCGGAGGATCTCGACGCGGACTATGCACCCCAAGAAAATCATTATTCTCCTTCAACGAGTTACGGAGCGGATTACACCGACTCATACTCACCAA GCTTTCCAGATCAAGTAATCGATCACCTACACGGTCCAGAGAAGTACAGTTCTTTCTCCACTGGTTCGGGCTACAGGAGCAACAGATACTACGAGAACAGCGAGGAGTCATCCTCGTACCCCGGAAGTCCGGAGTCCTGGCATCctcatcaccatcatcatcatccgcGACCGCCATTGGCCTACCAAAAATTGCCCGCCTACTCTTCGTGCGACAATCCAGGCCGCGGAGAACCGACTCCATCCCTGATTGGCTTGCTCTCAGCGATCGGTTCCAACCTACTGAACCTCTTCAAAATCGGCCTGGGCAGCAGCCTGTCGATAGCGATACCGCTGATAGCCCTCAAGTTCTTCCTGATCCCGTTGAAGATCTTCAAGTTgattaaaatcgcgaaaatccTGCTGAAACTCTTCTTCGTCGTACCGTTCATCCTGCGAGTATTCGCCCCGTCTATTTACTCGGCAATCACGCATCACGGGGTTGGATTTGCCGAAAGGATTGCCGAGGTTCGGACGGAGGAGAGCAGAGACATCTTCGATCAACCCGGCGATAATTCCACCCGCTGGAACGTCCTCGGAGTTAACTTGACCGAGGGCTTCTTGGCGGAAGCGACAAGTGCTCAAAAATGCCCCAGCAGAGTCGCCTGCGAGTTGGGCTCGTATTTGGCCAGCAGGAACAGGCTGCCTGAAAATCTGAGCAGATTTCTTCTTCACGCTAACGATTCTGAGGCGGGCAAAGACTCCCGCATTAACACCGGTAacgagaaaaaggaaaaggaagaagTTACCAGCGTTTTTATTACAGCCCTGATCCAACGCTGGACTTACGATCGGTGCAACGTTTATGCTTGTGGAATTTCTCTCTAA
- the LOC124183924 gene encoding odorant receptor 4-like isoform X2 gives MTSTDNTKFEKVNVDRHIRVINLGSRMLGCRLLDANPVTVKKVDVLLRVFVMGGMSYVLIPGLMAMVEFINDLGYVAEIGSNVLGVVESVCFLGNSYYQESKCRNLVQKIHREFWASPLPPDLLKHVQWFERISIGIGLYVFTVSLLALTFYSSIPPIFHNFDLYEDIDAMRRTPLISKYFYDQRVSPNYEITYACQILGSFLTVTSYVILTSIYALICMHLCAKLRLLQVRLSNIDASISNEEFAEIVHEHQYLIRYADDLEDIYSPVILIHFILSTGLICLGVVKVTGLPVQAGMMELVLFIMYFAASFFQIFVFCWMANEVFVESDDLARATYDSRWYEGSRHVQRGILLILLRAQKPSVLTAGKFFPVTMSSFGTVCSTAISYYTLLMSIQ, from the exons ATGACATCGACTGATAATACGAAATTCGAGAAGGTAAATGTTGATAGACATATTCGAGTGATTAATCTCGGCAGTCGTATGCTGGGTTGTCGTCTGCTAGACGCCAATCCAGTGACAGTGAAGAAGGTGGACGTACTTTTGCGGGTCTTCGTGATGGGCGGCATGTCTTACGTTCTGATCCCAGGTTTAATGGCGATGGTAGAATTTATCAACGATTTAGGTTACGTAGCTGAAATAGGCAGCAACGTGTTAGGCGTGGTTGAAAGCGTCTGTTTCCTCGGAAATAGTTACTATCAAGAATCGAAGTGCAGAAATTTGGTGCAGAAAATCCATCGCGAGTTTTGGGCAAGCCCTTTACCTCCGGATCTCTTGAAACACGTCCAATGGTTCGAACGTATTTCCATCGGCATAGGCCTCTACGTTTTCACGGTTTCTCTATTAGCACTGACATTCTATAGTAGCATACCTCCAATCTTCCACAACTTCGATTTGTACGAAGACATCGATGCTATGCGACGGACTCCGCTAATCAGCAAATACTTTTACGACCAACGC GTGAGTCCCAACTACGAGATAACGTATGCCTGCCAGATACTCGGATCGTTCCTTACGGTAACGAGTTACGTTATCCTTACTTCAATCTACGCTCTCATCTGCATGCATCTTTGTGCCAAACTTCGCTTACTTCAAGTGAGATTAAGCAACATCGACGCTTCGATTAGCAACGAAGAGTTCGCCGAAATCGTGCACGAGCATCAGTACCTTATTCG GTACGCCGACGACCTCGAAGATATTTACTCCCCGGTAATTCTGATACACTTTATTCTCAGTACTGGTCTCATCTGCCTTGGTGTGGTCAAGGTAACTGGATTGCCA GTACAAGCGGGTATGATGGAACTCGTACTGTTCATAATGTACTTCGCCgcttcttttttccaaatattcgTATTCTGCTGGATGGCCAATGAAGTCTTCGTAGAG AGCGATGATTTGGCCAGGGCAACCTACGATTCTCGGTGGTACGAAGGATCGAGGCATGTTCAACGCGGGATTCTTCTGATCCTCTTGCGTGCTCAAAAGCCAAGCGTTTTGACAgccggaaaattttttccggtTACCATGTCGAGTTTTGGTACG GTTTGCAGTACGGCTATTTCTTACTACACGCTTCTAATGTCAATCCAGTAA